Within the Burkholderia ubonensis genome, the region AACTTCCCGCGCCGGTATTACCCGGATCGGGTGCGAAGGGTCTCTCTCAGCCTCGCTGCGGCGCCGGTATCTCTGCCGGCCGTGCACGAAGCACCCCTGTTTCGTCGACGGCCATTAGACCATAAAAGCGGAAATCGCCGCAAACTGTCCCCGGTCGGCAATTTCACCGATGCCGCGCGCCGCTCTGGCACAATGCCCGCAGGCCGGTGCGCTTGGGCGCGCCGGTTGCCGTTTCACCGCTGGCCGTTAAGACCCGTTTAAGACGGGCGGACCACAATGCGCGACGCCCGCCGTCATGCGGCACCTTTTCCCGGCCCGCCGTTTCGCGGCGCGCACCCGGCACCGCCCGGCCTGCGCGCCGGCTACACATCAGGAAGCACATGACCCAATCGACCCATACCGCCCCCGACGCGCCGCAGGACGAGCGCCCGGTTTCCGCGTGGAGCCTCATCAAGCCCTACTGGGTCTCGTCCGAATGGAAAGTCGCGTGGGGATTGCTCGTCACGATCGTCGTGATCAATCTCTGCGTCGTCTGGATCAACGTCAAGCTGAACCAGTGGAACGCGCAGTTCTACAACGCGCTGCAGGCGAAGAACGTCCACGACTTCCCCGGTCTGCTGATGCAGTTCTCGGCGCTCGCGTTCGGCTTCATCATCCTCGCCGTGTATGGACGCTACCTGCGCCAGATGCTCGGGTTCCGCTGGCGGCAATGGCTGACCAACCGCTTTCTGAACGAATGGCTCGGCGATCGCGCGTTCTACCGGATCGAGCGCGACCGCCTCGCCGACAACCCCGACCAGCGGATTACCGACGACCTGCAATCGTTCGCGACGACGACGCTCTCGCTGTCGCTCGACTTGCTGTCGACGATCGTCACGCTGGTGTCGTTCATCACGATCCTGTGGTCGCTCGCCGGCGCGCTGACGTTCACGCTCGGCGGCACGCCGATCGCAATTCCCGGCTACATGGTGTGGGCGGCCGCGCTGTACGCGGTGGTCGGCTCGCTGATCATCCAGAAGGTCGGCCATCCGCTCGTGTCGATCAACTACCAGCAGCAGCGCGTCGAGGCGGACTTCCGCTTCGGGCTGATCCGCGTGCGCGAGAACGCCGAGCAGATCGCGTTCTACGACGGCGAGCAGACCGAGACCGGCAACGCGCGAAACCTGTTCATGCGCATCCGCGACAACTGGTGGCGCGTGATGAAGTACACGAAGCGGCTCACGTTCGTGCTGAGCTTCTACGGGCAGATCGCGATCATCTTCCCGCTCGTCGTGGCCGCGCCGCGCTACTTCGCGGGCGCGTTCTCGTTCGGCGTGCTGATGCAGATCTCGTCCGCGTTCAACACCGTCAGCGACTCGTTCTCGTGGTTCATCAACAGTTACAGCACGCTCGTCGAATGGCGCGCGACCGTCAACCGTCTGCGCGAATTCAAGCGCGTGATGCGCGCGTCGCACCTGAAGGAAAGCGTGTCGCCCGCGACCGAGCACGGCGGCATCAACCTGCATTACGTCGATAGCGAGCGTCTGTCGACGTCGTCGCTCAAGCTCGCGCTGCCGAACGGCAACGCGCTCGCCGACATCGGCAGCGTCACGATCGAGCCCGGCTCGCGCTGGCTCGTGATCGGCAAGTCGGGCTCCGGCAAGAGCACGTTCATGCGTGCGCTCGCGGGGCTATGGCCGTTCGGCGACGGCGCGATCGACGCGCCGGTCAGCGCGCGGATGATGTTCGTGCCGCAGACGAGCTACCTGCCGATCGGCACGCTGAAGGCCGCGCTCACCTATCCGGCCACGGCCGACGCTTACAGCGACGACGCATGCCGCGACGCGCTGCGCGCGTGCCGGCTCGAGGAGTACGTCGACCGGCTCGGCGAGACCGCGCACTGGACCCGCGTACTGTCGCCGGGCGAGCAGCAGCGTCTTGCCGGCGCGCGCGTGCTGCTGCACAAGCCGGACTTCCTGTTCCTCGACGAAGCGACGAGCGCGCTCGACGCCGACAACGAAGCGCGCCTCTATCACCTGTTCAACGAGCGGCTGCCGCAGGCCGCGATCGTCAGCATCGCGCACCGCGAATCGCTCGCGGCGTACCACGGCGGCACGATCAACGTCGAACGCGTGAGCGACAGCGACAAGGTCGCCGCGTAGCGCCCTGTAACGCTGCGCTCCTGCATGGCGCGGCATTCCTGACTAGCGCTGCACTCGTTATGCAGCGAAGCAACGAGCCGGCGCGCTGCACCGGCTCGCCGTCCCTTCTGCCCTACCCGCCCGCAGCCGCGATCGGCGCCGACACGATCGGCACATGCGACACGCCTTCGTGCGACAACCGGCTTTCGAACAACGTCAGCGCTTCGAAGCGCAGCGCGAGCGGCCGGCCGATCGCGCCGCCATGCGCGGGCTGCCCGACCGCGTAGTGCGGCAGCCGCGCGAGCGTCACGTGCGGCCGGAACGGCCGGCGATCGGTCGGCATGCCGAGCTCGCGCAACACCGCAGACAACGCCGCGTTCAGCGCCGCGCACGCGGGATCGGCCGCGAGTTCGGCCACGATCAGCCTGGCGCGCGGCAGACTCGGCCACCACGCAAGCCGCTCGACCTGCTGCAGCGGCAACGCGTGCTCGGCCGCCA harbors:
- a CDS encoding ABC transporter ATP-binding protein/permease, which translates into the protein MTQSTHTAPDAPQDERPVSAWSLIKPYWVSSEWKVAWGLLVTIVVINLCVVWINVKLNQWNAQFYNALQAKNVHDFPGLLMQFSALAFGFIILAVYGRYLRQMLGFRWRQWLTNRFLNEWLGDRAFYRIERDRLADNPDQRITDDLQSFATTTLSLSLDLLSTIVTLVSFITILWSLAGALTFTLGGTPIAIPGYMVWAAALYAVVGSLIIQKVGHPLVSINYQQQRVEADFRFGLIRVRENAEQIAFYDGEQTETGNARNLFMRIRDNWWRVMKYTKRLTFVLSFYGQIAIIFPLVVAAPRYFAGAFSFGVLMQISSAFNTVSDSFSWFINSYSTLVEWRATVNRLREFKRVMRASHLKESVSPATEHGGINLHYVDSERLSTSSLKLALPNGNALADIGSVTIEPGSRWLVIGKSGSGKSTFMRALAGLWPFGDGAIDAPVSARMMFVPQTSYLPIGTLKAALTYPATADAYSDDACRDALRACRLEEYVDRLGETAHWTRVLSPGEQQRLAGARVLLHKPDFLFLDEATSALDADNEARLYHLFNERLPQAAIVSIAHRESLAAYHGGTINVERVSDSDKVAA
- the thpR gene encoding RNA 2',3'-cyclic phosphodiesterase produces the protein MNGDRLRAFVALMPDAASRDALHALPVARGARRTQLEQLHVTLAFLGAIERDRCDALAARLPALAAEHALPLQQVERLAWWPSLPRARLIVAELAADPACAALNAALSAVLRELGMPTDRRPFRPHVTLARLPHYAVGQPAHGGAIGRPLALRFEALTLFESRLSHEGVSHVPIVSAPIAAAGG